A genomic region of Janthinobacterium lividum contains the following coding sequences:
- a CDS encoding DUF6138 family protein codes for MSTLVEEQATTEMMATVEAWFVERLKRTDLESAVNRTTLQMGIFSELLLDYKPGRTTADDFQLTNADEFAPRTRSGLDEAVVRDSIAPQLVAMVQAKLETLADTALIDYRFSFRGKFQTAQGMLHLDLLDYVNAGKRLVLLEHIHGYVTQKLERGSRPTKKLETFFLARHLLDPRLFPQPDIAWTLAQFERIEQLNKSRPQALAEHRSDIIQAVSAWAEKQFLPQFYDVQQSAYRSTEYTLKPGAAPDAQARQAIDLLLYGAVMILRHEPSYAKSRGLEFLESARELGSERAVRMLKEGSGTFPDGDIHVKNALLECRANDVFATINITIAREEEGAYGQALAFITHLLQNGFPKSYQIKLKSKVKAYLPVKGLAKSDTHRFFANTLAWPALQPQLEAYARAAIEQFEFYADTEGEKNCMPGSYAVFGLGLLDSRYFPLVQHYMANVDEEHQSVQDQFTTAFAEQHGVTTESVPVLAACLRACTDNAKVKIQAELEDVEKLELFCQQLQGLEGYLVEHMLYPVWGKLEKLAALARKAQGRRKELLLALLEAASKTAA; via the coding sequence ATGAGCACACTTGTAGAAGAACAGGCAACGACGGAAATGATGGCGACCGTAGAGGCGTGGTTTGTCGAGCGCCTGAAGCGCACCGACCTGGAAAGTGCCGTGAATCGGACCACCTTGCAGATGGGCATCTTCAGTGAATTATTGCTCGACTACAAACCCGGACGCACCACGGCCGACGATTTCCAGCTGACTAATGCCGATGAGTTCGCACCGAGGACACGATCGGGCCTCGATGAAGCCGTCGTGCGCGACAGCATCGCGCCCCAGCTGGTTGCCATGGTGCAAGCGAAGCTGGAAACACTGGCCGACACGGCCCTGATCGACTACCGCTTCAGCTTTCGCGGCAAATTCCAGACGGCACAAGGCATGCTGCACCTGGACCTGCTCGACTACGTCAACGCAGGCAAGCGCCTAGTCTTGCTCGAGCACATACACGGCTACGTCACGCAAAAACTCGAGCGCGGCAGCCGGCCGACGAAAAAGCTGGAAACTTTCTTCCTGGCGCGCCACCTGCTCGATCCGCGCCTGTTTCCACAGCCCGATATCGCCTGGACCCTCGCACAATTCGAGCGCATCGAGCAGCTCAACAAATCACGCCCGCAAGCGCTGGCAGAACATCGCAGCGATATCATCCAGGCCGTGTCGGCCTGGGCGGAAAAGCAGTTCCTGCCGCAGTTCTATGATGTGCAGCAATCAGCCTACCGCAGCACGGAATACACCCTGAAGCCGGGCGCGGCGCCCGATGCGCAGGCGCGGCAAGCGATCGACCTGCTGCTGTATGGCGCCGTGATGATATTGCGCCACGAACCGAGCTACGCCAAATCCAGGGGCCTCGAATTCCTGGAAAGCGCGCGCGAACTGGGCAGCGAACGGGCCGTGCGCATGCTCAAGGAAGGCAGCGGCACCTTCCCCGACGGCGATATCCACGTAAAAAATGCGCTGCTGGAATGCCGCGCCAACGATGTGTTTGCCACGATCAACATCACCATCGCCCGGGAAGAAGAAGGCGCGTATGGGCAGGCGCTGGCCTTCATCACGCATTTGCTGCAAAACGGTTTTCCGAAAAGCTACCAGATCAAGCTCAAATCCAAGGTCAAGGCCTACCTGCCGGTCAAGGGACTGGCGAAATCCGATACGCACCGCTTCTTTGCCAATACCCTCGCCTGGCCCGCCCTGCAGCCGCAGCTGGAAGCGTATGCGCGCGCAGCCATCGAGCAATTCGAATTCTATGCCGACACGGAAGGCGAAAAGAATTGCATGCCCGGCAGCTATGCCGTGTTTGGGCTGGGCTTGCTCGACTCTCGCTATTTCCCCCTGGTGCAGCACTACATGGCCAATGTCGACGAGGAGCACCAGTCCGTGCAGGATCAGTTCACGACGGCCTTCGCCGAACAGCATGGCGTGACGACGGAGTCCGTTCCCGTGCTGGCGGCGTGCCTGCGCGCGTGCACGGATAACGCAAAGGTGAAAATCCAGGCGGAACTGGAGGATGTGGAGAAACTGGAGCTGTTCTGCCAGCAACTGCAAGGGCTGGAAGGCTATCTGGTGGAACACATGCTGTATCCCGTCTGGGGCAAGCTGGAAAAACTGGCGGCCCTGGCGCGCAAGGCGCAAGGCCGGCGCAAGGAGCTGCTGCTGGCCTTGCTTGAAGCGGCCAGCAAGACGGCCGCCTGA
- a CDS encoding alpha/beta hydrolase has protein sequence MRRSCLALHLTAALLLSSPFHLATAAPAATATSSAAAPLVIGESFSIDSTALQEKRHINVYMARAWDTPPDAPLPVLYMPDGGVAEDFLHVAGLLQVSVANGTMRPFMLVGMQNTQRRRDLTGPTGNAEDRKIAPVVGGASAYRTFIRDELMPEIKRRYRTTGETAIVGESLGGLFVVETYLLEPQLFDHYLAFDPSLWWNHGALPRQAAALLAKGAPGKHSLYLASSSEAGIAIEVQRLVDVLQKQAPPGLQWHLEKMPEETHGTIYHPAALKAFRSVFKPATPPQ, from the coding sequence ATGCGCCGCTCTTGCCTTGCACTACACCTCACCGCCGCCCTGCTGCTGTCCAGCCCCTTCCACCTCGCCACTGCCGCGCCCGCCGCTACCGCTACCTCCAGCGCGGCCGCGCCGCTCGTCATCGGCGAAAGTTTCAGCATCGATTCGACGGCGCTGCAGGAAAAACGCCACATCAATGTGTACATGGCGCGCGCCTGGGATACGCCGCCCGACGCACCGCTGCCCGTGCTGTACATGCCGGACGGCGGCGTGGCCGAAGACTTTTTGCACGTGGCCGGCTTGCTGCAAGTGTCAGTAGCGAATGGCACCATGCGCCCCTTCATGCTGGTCGGCATGCAAAACACGCAGCGCCGGCGCGATTTGACGGGCCCGACCGGGAATGCGGAAGACCGCAAGATCGCCCCCGTGGTGGGCGGCGCGTCCGCCTACCGGACCTTCATCCGCGATGAGCTGATGCCGGAAATCAAGCGCCGCTACCGCACGACGGGCGAAACGGCCATCGTCGGCGAATCGCTGGGGGGCCTGTTCGTGGTGGAAACGTATCTGCTGGAACCGCAGCTGTTCGACCATTACCTGGCCTTCGACCCCAGCCTGTGGTGGAATCATGGCGCCCTGCCGCGCCAGGCGGCAGCCCTGCTGGCGAAAGGCGCGCCAGGCAAGCACAGCCTGTACCTGGCGTCCAGCAGCGAAGCGGGCATCGCCATCGAAGTGCAGCGCCTGGTCGACGTGCTGCAAAAACAGGCGCCGCCCGGCTTGCAATGGCACCTGGAAAAGATGCCGGAAGAAACACATGGCACGATCTATCACCCGGCAGCCCTGAAAGCATTTCGCAGCGTCTTCAAGCCGGCCACGCCGCCGCAATAA